The Planktothrix agardhii NIES-204 genomic interval GAATTGAGGCAATAATTGTGGGAAATGCCCCCGATATACTGTTAGTTCGGGTAACGGCGATCGCTAAGGCTAATAAACACCATGCAGTCACATCATCAACGGCGGCGCAAGTTAAAGCCAACGTTCCTAAACGAGTTACTTGTAAATTATTTTCTGTTATAATTCGGGCTAAAACTGGAAAAGCGGTAATTGATAAAGCCGAACCTAAAAATAAAGCAAATGCTGTGAAGGAAACGCCATTATTAGAAACAATTGGATATAGAATTAATGCGGTCGAAATTCCTAATGCAAAGGGAACTACAATACTAACATGAGAAATTAAAACTGCCTTTTCTAGTTGCCCACTTAAATATTTAGGGTTTAGTTCCAACCCAATTAAAAACATGAAGAAAATCAGTCCAATTTGTGATAAAATATTCAAGTAGGGCAAAGTTTCGGCAGGAAATAAAGCCGTCATCACATTAGGAGCAATTAACCCTAATAATGATGGCCCCAACATAATTCCAGCAATAATTTCTCCAATCACTAATGGTTGTTTAATTTGACGACAGAATAATCCCATTAATCGGGATAATCCAATCACGATTAAAACTTGCAGGAGAACTAAAATCGCAGGGTTCATAGTCAGCATCAAATGGGAATAATACAAAATTCAAGGGTAGATTAATGTTTGTTAATCCCCGAATTCGTTGAATTTTAGGATGGGTTATATATAATATCTGTGATTACCGAAAATTAGCAAACCAAAAAAACTAGCCATTTCCATGACCCTCACACACCTTTGCAAGTGGGTTTGATTCTCGTATTCAACCCTCAAGGATTGAGTATTAATAACAGAGTCTGATGTACTTAGAATTCCGGTGAGGGCAATGGTAAAAACTTTGCCGATCAACAGTCTTCTCTCACAGCCGACGGGGTTAGCTGACGGGCTAGGACTGAGAGATGTCCTTCTCGACAATCACAAACAATCGAAGATAAGCCCCTAAAGATGGTTCCCCCGCTCCTAACTCATTAAAAAAGAGTGGATTAGGCTGACTGACTATACTTGATAGGTTAACTTAACATATTGATTGAATTTTGTCTATCCATAGCAATCAAAAGCGCCCTGAACTTCGATTCAAGGCGCGTAAAGTTTCGATTAATTCGTTGAAATTAAGATAAAATTCGTTCAACGGTGGCGCGATAGGAATTACTGTCTAACCCATCACCTGAATTAACCTGACTTGGATCAAGAAGTCGTTGCATGGCGGAAATGCGATCGCCTGTAGCGGGGTGAGTGCTGAGAATTGTTGGCGGAGAACCACTTTTTAACAGTTTAGCCATAAAATCAACGGCGCCTCGTGGAGCATAACCCGCCCGGGCTAGGGTAGCTAAACCCATGCGATCGGCTTCATATTCAGCTTCACGGCTTTTAGGGCGGTTTAAGGCTAATTCCACCCCAATTTGGACTAATTTATTCTGATCCGCACCCACAGCCGTAGCCACCCCCGCAGCCACAGCTGCTTGGCGCATTTGTTTAATCGCATGACGTCCGGCAATATGTCCGATTTCATGGGCCATTACACTCGCTAATTCTGCTTCATTACTAGCAGCGGCAATTAACCCGGTATTAACATAAACAAACCCGCCCATAGTAGCAAAAGCATTGACACTACTATCATCAATTACTTGAAAAGTATAGGGAATATTCGGGCGATCGCTGGCTTGGACTAGACGTTGACCAATTTGATTAATATAGCTTTGAGCCTCTTGATTACGAAATAATTTAACTTGTTTTGAGAGTAATTCTTGATTAATTTGTTCCCCGATCGCAATTTCCTGACGTGCAGATAAATTCGATAATTGGATGACTTGAATTCCTCTAAAAATTAATTCTGGTAAAGGAATTGCCAAAGTTGCGACCGTCGAACTCAATACAATACTCAGGCTAAGAGTTATTGAAATAACCGGATATAACCAACGACGGCGCAAAGATCTGGCAATTGTCAAACGTTTTAACATAATAAGTGCAGGGATAATTTACAGGTTATACTAAAAAACCCGTTGTTGCGCTTCTAGCGCATCATCAGAGGGTATTTAAACTGATCGACGCAGATCTAAGAAACTAGGTTTCTCAATCAAAGATAACGGTTAGAAACCTAGCGAGTGATCAATGATTTCCTAAACCGACCAAGTGGCTAAATAAGCATCATTTCCTCCTAATGGATTAGGATTAATCGCGTTAGTTGTTATTGTAACAGATGGTTGGGTTACTGTTCCCAAAATCACCGCTTGACCCTTCGCAACTGCAAAACCATTCACACTGCCTTTAGCACCATCTACGTCACCAGTTTGGGTTAACGGAGTCCAGAATTTTCTGATAGTATAATCTGCAGATAATCCTAATACTGCCATTTCTCCCAAGGTATAAGCACCAACGGGTTGACTATTAATCGTTTTACCAGGACGATTTTGTAATTGGAAAGCCGAAGATCCTCCTATATATATATTACCAAATTCGTCAGCCGTAATCGAATTGGGAGTAAAACTATTCGCCCCAGTGCTAGTGCGGGTGACAATAAATTGACCCTGATCAACTATTCCAGTATTAGGATTAATTTTGGCGTGAAATGTGAAAGATCCTGCACCAGCGCCAGAGAAATTATTAAAAGAATCCACATTAACTAAGGTTGCTAAAGTTTGAGTAATGTTTTGACCATTGCGTTGAAAAACGTTATTTCCTCCATCGGTTTTTCCTAATAAATAAAGTCCGCCATCTTTACCAATAGTAATACGTTCTCCCCGGGTATCTGCCCTTAAGTTTTGTCCGGTGACTTCCGTTGCACTGAAATCCCAAGTTTTCCATAAGGAATTCAAGGCAGAATCAAACCCTCGTAAGAAAGGAGTTTGTAAAAGACTGGTAACTTGATTATACCCGGTAACAAAGACTTGTTTTGTGGTAGGATCAATAGTGATATCCGCGGGATTGACATTGGTTCCGGTTAAGGTTGTGCTAGTTAATTGAGTTCCGGTTCCATTCCATAAAATAATAGTATCGGTACTATTATTTAAAGTGGCAACTGTACCATCATTGGCGATCGCAACTCGATTAAAAGTTCCCGGTTGTGACCATAAAACTGTATTAGCTGTAGGGTTATAAACCTTAATTCCAAAATCCCCAACTGCTACAATTTCCCCACTATCTCGATCCACATCTAAATCATTAACAATACCGCCTAATGGTGTATTGGATAAGGAGGCAGTATTGCCATTTTGTAATCGTTGAATTGCTCCCACACCGTTAAAATTACCAGCAATAATAATATTATTATCAACCGGGGAAATTTCAACCGATGCACCACTATCATTTCCAGTAGTTCCTAAATAGGTTGCACTATTTAACAGGAGATTATCACTCGGATCATTATCAACAATTTGCAATATAGCTGTGTTTTGAGTTCCGACCGTTGCAGTTCCGGCGGTAATAGTTAATGCTAAATTAACGGTTTCCGTCGGTTCAAATATCGTATCATCAATGACCGGAATTATTACAGTTTTTGGAGTAATATCTCCATCTGCAAAAGTCACAGTTACGGGAGTATTAGTATAATCTAAAATTGCCGTTGCAGTTCCATCCGTTGGGGTGATTTGTGCCGTCACTAAACCACTACTTTCTCCCGTTCTATTAATGGTAATAGTGTTAATAAGTGTGCCATTTTCATTAACACTAAAATTAGCAGAACTAAACCCTAAAACACTAAGAGGTACTGGTGTTGGAACTGGTGTCGGTACAGAGGTTGGTATTGGAGTTGGTATTGGAGTTGGTATTGGAGTCGGTACTGGTGTTGGAACTGGTGTCGGATCGGGTGTTGGAACTGGTGTCGGATCGGGTGTTGGAACTGGTGTGGGATCGGGTGTTGGTATTGGAGTCGGTACAGAGGTTGGTATTGGTGTGGGATCGGGTGTTGGTATTGGAGTCGGTACAGAGGTTGGATCGGGTGTTGGATCAAAACCGTCAAAAACAAAATTATCAGAATTGAGACTATTACTATTTACATTTTTGAGAATTGCTAAATATTCACTAGAATTTTTATCCTGAATAATCGTATCATTAGCATATTCTCCAGTACCTTGAGTAATATTTAAAGCCAAGAATGTCAGATCTGCTAATAATCCAATAGTATCTTGATTTAAAGTAAAATCTGTGATAATATCAGCATCATTAATAGCAAATTCTCCCATCGTTTTGCCAATATAAAATAGATCATTACCATCTCCACCCGTTACCGTATCAGCACCAAAATCTCCATGGAGAATATCATCCCCAAAATCACCAAATAATTGATCATCTCCTTCACCTCCGGCGACTAAATCATCCTCTTTTCCCCCATAAATAATATCGTTATTCTGATTTCCAAATAATGTATCTGCACCGCGATCGCCCAAAATAAAATCATTTCCTACATCACCAAAAATCAGATCATCATCTTGACCTCCCGCTAAAGTATCGTCATCTTGACCAGCATAAATACTATCATTTCCTAGATTACCAAAAATTAGATCAGCTTGTTGGTTTCCTCCTAAAATATCATTCCCTTCTAAACCATAAATAGTATCATTTCCCCCCAGAGCAAAAATATTATCCTGAAATGCAGTACCAATAATTAAATCAGAATTATTGGTAGGAATAAAATTAGTTTCAGTCGGAGTAATATTTGTAAAACTTCTACCCATGGGAAGATTAACCCCTAAACCAAAAGATAAGGTTTGAGGATTAGGAATAATTTGGGTCGGACTGAAAAACAAATTTCCAGAATCAAAAGTGTCGAGACTCATAATCTAATTTTCCTCGCAAAGACTCGCAATAGCTATACTATTTTTCAGGATATTTTCAATTAATCAGGAAAATATTTAATTTAATCTGATTAAAAATTTAGTAGATTTAAAAGCTGTTTAAACCCTGATCCTGAAATTAATGCACTAAACAACGAAGACGATTTATTGAGGCAAAAAGTTTCTCAAATTTAGATTTTTTTATCCAAATTATTGATTTATAAAAGTAATTTAATATACATCAAATTTAAAAAATACCGTATTTTTAAGGATACTCAGTTATTGATTACATCCTGTACTCATTGAAAATACTGAGTAAATTCATGACTTTTATTACAGTTATTCTAGTTTTGATCAGTAGATCGACTTAGATCTATAGAATTTGATAGAATTGACCCATAATGGGTTAAAATAGGATCTCAGTGAAAAACAGTCGTCGAAAAATGATTAAACCTGATAGCACTCAACCCGGTTTAGGACAGCAAAGTTGGCAAAGTCAGTTGGATCGGTTTGTGAAAGATAACCGTCAGGAATTCGCCGCCTTAACTTGGGGTTTACACCTACAATGGGGAGAAGAACCCAATACCCTCGGAATTGATCTCAAACCTACCCCCCACTTTGTCGCCTGTCCGAAATCAACTATTGAACAACTGAATCAAAATGTTGAAAATCGCTTAAAAGAAATTGTCGGAATTGTAGACGGGTATCAACCGGAAAAAGAGGTATTAATCATTGGAATTGGTTTTGATCATGTCAGATTAATTTATTTTGAATCTAATCCTACTCCCCCAGAATGTTTTCAACAAGTTGGAAAAGATGTCGATACTTTATTAAAACATTTAGAAGATTCTATGAATCAAATCATAAATATTTCTAATCAGTAGATACTGTCCAGTTTTGTGTGGGCCTGTCATCTTATTTACCTTGAGTTATTTACCTTGAAAAAGAGCGATCACCCTCGTAGATTTGGCATTAATAGAGTGCGTGTGATGTAGAGTTGGTTTAAGGGCGATCTATATTGCCTTTTGCTATATATTCAGCATTTTAAGTATTTGAGTAGGTTTGAGTAAGTGTCATGAAGCGGATAGAGTACAATGGACACACCGACTATAAGGTGTCAATTTCAATGTCTACGACTCAATTGCACCGCCCAGTCAACATTTTAGAGTTTCCAACATCATAATGCTGATTGCCAAACTGTTAAATTCAATCACCCTTCCCTTGGGGTTGACACTCCTGTTACCCATTGCCCTAGTTAGTAGTTTCCTTACAGATAGTGTAGTCAGTTCTGCGGCTAGTTATGCCCAAGCCCCCCCAGCAGCCAAAAACGCCGTCGGGAGGGCGATGACCGTGCGCTCCGATATTCAAGAAGCCGATGCTCAAACGGGAATTGTCACCGCTAGGGGCAATGTTCAAATTAACTATCCCGCCCGCAGTATTCAGGCCACCGCAGCCCAAGCCCAATATTTTAGTCGAGAACGTCGAATTATTCTCAGTGGAAATGTATTTGTTTTGCAAGAAGGGAATACAATTCGCGGGGAAACCGTCACCTATTTAATTGATGAAGGACGGTTTATCGCCTTACCGCAAGGGGGAGGACAGGTCGAATCTATGTATTTAGTACCCGATGAGAGTGCCAGCCCGAAAAACGCAACAGTTGAACCTTTTAATCCTAAACCTGCTTTTAAAAACCCATTAAGCGCGCCTTCAGCACCGCGTAATCCTTAAATAATTTCTAACAAATCTGGTTATGAAAATAGTGCTGGAGAATATTCACAAATCCTACCGGAAACGTACCGTTGTTAGTCGGGTTAATTTATCGGTTTCTCAAGGGGAAATTGTGGGATTATTGGGGCCAAATGGTGCTGGTAAAACTACAACCTTTTATATTGCTACGGGACTAGAAAAACCGACCCAAGGGAATGTTTATCTGAATGAAATTGATATTACCCATTTACCGATTCATCAACGCGCCCGGTTAGGAATTGGTTATCTAACGCAACAGGCGAGTATTTTTCGACATCTGACTGTCAAGGATAATATTTTATTGGTGTTGCAACAAACCCATGTTCCGCGTCATTTGTGGCAAAAACGTCTGCATACTTTACTAAGGGAATTTCGCTTAGAAAAAGTAGCATCAACTTTAGGTTATCAGGTTTCTGGGGGAGAACGACGACGGACGGAACTGGCCAGGGCTTTAGCGGCGGGGTTAGAATTACCTCAGTTTTTACTCTTAGATGAACCCTTTGCTGGTGTTGACCCGATTGCAGTTTCTGAAATTCAAGAAATTGTCGCTCAGTTACGCACTCGAAATATGGGAATTTTGATTACGGATCATAATGTTAGGGAAACTTTAGCTATTACAGACCGAGCTTATATTATGCGAGATGGACAAATTTTTGCATCGGGAACTGCTGAAGAACTCTATAATAATCCCCTCGTGCGGCAGTATTATTTAGGTGACAGTTTTCAACTATAGCAATCCTATTTGAGTTGTGTTTAAAATTCATGATCAAAAGGGAACACCGGAACAGCCCCCCCAAACCCCCCGTGCACGGGGGGGCTAGGGGGGGAGGGAACAAGGGTCTAACTTCTGGCTTTTTCATGTCAGTATTAAAATGGTACAACCTATTTAGAATTGCTATATGAAAATTACTTTTGATCAGTCTTTTATTTCTGGTAAATTTCTCCCGCCCTATCTTTCAATTTTAGATCGATATTTAATCCAAGAATTAGTTCCGCCCTTTGTGTTTGGAGTGGGATTATTTAGTTCCGTTGCGTTAACTGTAGGAACGGTTTTTGACTTGGTTAGACAGGTGGCGGAGTCGGGTTTAGCCGTGGGGATTGCGGTTGAGGTTTTTCTTTTAAAAATGCCAGAATTCATCGTTTTAGCCTTTCCCATGGCGATGATTTTAAGTACCTTAATGGTCTATGGTCGTTTATCGAGTGATAGTGAATTAATTGCCCTGAAAAGTTGTGGAATTAGTATATATCGGCTATTAGTACCAACATTGATTTTTAGTTTAATGATCACGGGTTTAACCTTTTGGTTTAATGAGGTAATTGTTCCGGCGGCTAATTATAAAGCATCTGTCACCTATGAACAGGCATTAAATGAAGGCAACCTTCCTGTTCAAGAAGATAATATTTTTTATCCCGAATATGAGAAAATTAAAATAGAAGGAACTGATAAAAAATTTAGTCGTTTAGTGCGGTTATTTTATGCCCAAAGATTTGACAAAGGTAAAATGTTAGAGGTGACTATCTTAGATCTTTCCCAACCGGAATTAACTCAAATTATTTCTTCAAAATCTGCTAATTGGAATTTTTCTGCTAATACTTGGGATTTCTTTAATGGTACGGTTTATATTGTCAATCCCGATGGCTCTTATCGTAATATTGTTCGTTTTGATCATAAACAGATTCAACTTTCTCGTACTCCCCTAGATTTAGCGTCACGGAAACGAGGGTTTGATGAGATGAATATTGCTCAAGCTCGAGATTATTTAAAGTTAATGAAATTGAGTGGAGATCAACAAAAAATTGTTAAAACTCAAGTTAGAATTCAACAA includes:
- a CDS encoding sodium/hydrogen exchanger; its protein translation is MNPAILVLLQVLIVIGLSRLMGLFCRQIKQPLVIGEIIAGIMLGPSLLGLIAPNVMTALFPAETLPYLNILSQIGLIFFMFLIGLELNPKYLSGQLEKAVLISHVSIVVPFALGISTALILYPIVSNNGVSFTAFALFLGSALSITAFPVLARIITENNLQVTRLGTLALTCAAVDDVTAWCLLALAIAVTRTNSISGAFPTIIASILYIILMATAGRWLLRKLSIHYQRTGRLTQWVLAWIYMGVVASALITELIGIHLIFGAFLVLEKSKDNLDKIVLSGKFKEPEMILSGISNPLLFCSSYLSPDPNQLTLTGEFKEKIFMGKIQDKTLSKPINFTAKINSVSSSKKPIH
- a CDS encoding OstA-like protein, whose protein sequence is MLIAKLLNSITLPLGLTLLLPIALVSSFLTDSVVSSAASYAQAPPAAKNAVGRAMTVRSDIQEADAQTGIVTARGNVQINYPARSIQATAAQAQYFSRERRIILSGNVFVLQEGNTIRGETVTYLIDEGRFIALPQGGGQVESMYLVPDESASPKNATVEPFNPKPAFKNPLSAPSAPRNP
- a CDS encoding ABC transporter ATP-binding protein, whose amino-acid sequence is MKIVLENIHKSYRKRTVVSRVNLSVSQGEIVGLLGPNGAGKTTTFYIATGLEKPTQGNVYLNEIDITHLPIHQRARLGIGYLTQQASIFRHLTVKDNILLVLQQTHVPRHLWQKRLHTLLREFRLEKVASTLGYQVSGGERRRTELARALAAGLELPQFLLLDEPFAGVDPIAVSEIQEIVAQLRTRNMGILITDHNVRETLAITDRAYIMRDGQIFASGTAEELYNNPLVRQYYLGDSFQL